Proteins from one Oscillatoria nigro-viridis PCC 7112 genomic window:
- a CDS encoding Uma2 family endonuclease, with amino-acid sequence MVQTITQPETISIELPKAIALLVSSEQFEALALANPDLRLERTAAGELIVNPPTGGESGNRNLSISGQVDRWCEAHEDLGEGFDSSTGFILPNGARRSPDASWVTRTRWEALTPKQRQGFVPLCPDFVVELRSASDSLSTLQTKMREYIDNGARLGWLIDPQNRQVEIYRQQVEVEILINPAELSGEDVLPGFVLNLRRVWR; translated from the coding sequence ATGGTACAAACAATCACTCAACCAGAAACCATATCTATCGAATTGCCAAAGGCGATCGCCCTTCTTGTCAGTAGCGAGCAATTCGAGGCCCTAGCATTGGCAAATCCCGACTTGAGATTAGAGAGAACCGCAGCAGGAGAATTAATCGTGAATCCACCCACAGGAGGAGAATCAGGCAATCGCAATCTCAGTATCAGCGGGCAAGTCGATCGCTGGTGCGAAGCACACGAGGATTTAGGAGAAGGTTTTGACTCTTCTACCGGATTCATCCTCCCCAACGGTGCTCGCCGTTCTCCCGACGCTTCCTGGGTGACTAGAACTCGCTGGGAGGCACTAACTCCAAAACAGCGCCAAGGCTTCGTTCCCCTGTGTCCAGACTTTGTAGTAGAATTGCGCTCGGCATCAGACAGTCTCTCCACCCTTCAAACTAAGATGCGGGAATACATCGACAACGGCGCAAGATTGGGCTGGTTGATTGACCCGCAAAACCGGCAGGTAGAGATTTATCGACAACAAGTAGAAGTAGAAATATTAATCAATCCTGCCGAGTTATCCGGGGAAGACGTATTGCCAGGATTTGTGTTGAATTTAAGGCGAGTGTGGCGTTAG
- a CDS encoding Uma2 family endonuclease has translation MTTTLETTLERVDEPILIDGLSWREFKAVEQLLSRPGVRLSFLDGVLEIRRMPGRKHETAKQRISTLVDMYLEYAGIDFTPTGSVTVESETGRVKREADLSYELGSNRERPDLAVEVVVTSGGINKLEAYKRLEIPEVWFWENGALCMYSLGDDGYAEVDRSQVLPDLDIVLLARCINIENHLQAMREFRQAIQ, from the coding sequence ATGACGACAACTTTAGAAACAACTTTAGAAAGGGTGGATGAACCTATCTTAATTGACGGATTAAGTTGGAGAGAGTTTAAGGCTGTTGAACAGTTGCTCTCGCGTCCGGGGGTGAGGCTGTCGTTTTTAGATGGGGTACTGGAGATTAGACGTATGCCTGGAAGAAAACATGAAACCGCGAAACAGCGGATTTCAACGCTGGTGGATATGTATTTGGAATATGCAGGCATTGACTTTACGCCAACGGGTTCGGTGACAGTAGAAAGTGAAACTGGAAGGGTGAAGCGAGAAGCGGATTTGTCTTACGAATTGGGATCTAACCGAGAACGTCCCGATTTGGCGGTGGAAGTGGTGGTGACTAGCGGCGGTATTAACAAGTTGGAAGCTTACAAACGCCTGGAAATTCCTGAAGTTTGGTTTTGGGAAAATGGCGCACTTTGTATGTATTCGTTGGGGGATGATGGATATGCAGAGGTCGATCGCTCTCAAGTTCTGCCCGACTTAGATATTGTATTATTAGCGCGGTGTATCAATATTGAAAATCACCTTCAGGCAATGCGGGAATTCAGGCAAGCTATTCAATAG
- a CDS encoding two-component system response regulator, with product MVNQKDNVILIVDDNPNNLKLLFDFLKESGFKVLVAKDGESAIEKLQEVSPNIILLDVMMPGIDGFETCYRLKASVATKDIPVIFMTALTDRVDKVKGLSMGAVDYITKPFQQEEVLARVQLHLRLRNLTKTLEEQNVLLKKEIEGRKEAEAALQKLTSELEERVASQTAELRQAYNELQQAQVQLLQREEKLGHDAFHDALTDLPNRAWFMNRLQQAIDLSYRHEDYLYAVLFIDLDRFKVVNDSLGHLVGDQLLKSIAHQLQVCLRHTDAVARFGGDEFVILLEDIKDIDEPNRVAERIQNQLRQPFNLNDYEVFTDISIGIIVSTMGYDRPEDVLRDADIAMYYAKAQGRGRYETFDPAMQTVAMTRLQLENDLRRAMALQEFCVHYQPIVSLSTGQLSGFEALVRWHHPSGTIYPPAEFIPVAEETGLINELGWWVLQEACHQIGIWQQQFPQTPPLAINVNLSPVQLKQANLLNRIEEILQQTGFPNYRLKLEITESCILETVSREEKMLKQLKALGILLCIDDFGTGYSSLSRLHEFPIDTLKIDRSFVSRIGLDNSGVEIIQTIVTLARSRGMDIVAEGIETPTQLQKLRELGCELGQGYLFSKPVDSEKATELLGIKVAVVSSPDI from the coding sequence ATGGTTAACCAAAAAGATAATGTAATTTTAATTGTTGACGATAACCCGAATAACCTCAAACTTCTGTTCGATTTTTTGAAGGAGTCAGGCTTCAAGGTTTTAGTAGCTAAGGATGGGGAAAGTGCTATTGAGAAGTTACAAGAAGTTTCGCCAAATATCATATTGTTAGATGTGATGATGCCGGGGATAGATGGGTTTGAAACCTGCTACCGATTAAAAGCATCGGTGGCAACGAAAGATATTCCTGTGATTTTTATGACAGCTCTTACGGATCGCGTGGATAAGGTTAAAGGTCTGTCAATGGGGGCAGTAGATTATATCACCAAACCCTTTCAGCAAGAGGAAGTCCTAGCCCGCGTGCAACTACACCTGAGACTGCGAAATTTGACCAAGACGCTGGAAGAGCAAAATGTGCTTCTCAAAAAGGAAATTGAAGGGCGAAAAGAGGCGGAAGCGGCCTTGCAAAAACTGACTTCTGAGTTAGAGGAACGGGTGGCTTCTCAAACGGCTGAACTTAGACAAGCCTACAACGAGCTTCAACAGGCTCAAGTTCAGTTGTTGCAAAGGGAAGAAAAATTAGGACATGATGCTTTTCACGACGCGCTAACGGATTTGCCTAACCGCGCTTGGTTTATGAATCGGCTGCAACAGGCGATCGACTTGTCGTACAGACATGAAGATTATTTATATGCGGTACTATTTATCGATCTAGATCGCTTTAAAGTAGTGAATGATAGCCTCGGACATTTGGTTGGGGATCAATTACTAAAAAGCATTGCTCATCAACTGCAAGTTTGTTTACGCCATACAGATGCAGTTGCGCGGTTTGGAGGAGATGAATTTGTGATATTGCTGGAAGATATTAAAGATATTGATGAACCAAACAGGGTGGCTGAACGCATCCAAAATCAATTAAGGCAGCCGTTTAATTTGAATGATTATGAAGTATTTACCGATATCAGTATTGGCATTATCGTTAGCACAATGGGTTACGATCGCCCAGAAGACGTACTCAGAGATGCAGATATCGCAATGTATTATGCTAAAGCTCAAGGTAGAGGGCGTTACGAAACTTTCGATCCAGCTATGCAAACTGTGGCGATGACGCGCTTGCAGTTGGAGAACGACTTGAGAAGGGCGATGGCGCTACAAGAATTTTGCGTTCACTACCAGCCAATTGTCTCCCTTTCTACGGGGCAACTGAGTGGCTTTGAAGCTTTGGTGCGCTGGCATCACCCATCTGGCACAATCTACCCGCCTGCTGAGTTTATCCCTGTGGCTGAAGAAACTGGTTTGATCAATGAACTGGGGTGGTGGGTTTTGCAGGAAGCTTGTCACCAGATCGGTATTTGGCAGCAACAGTTTCCCCAAACACCTCCCTTGGCGATTAATGTCAATCTTTCCCCCGTGCAGCTAAAGCAAGCAAACCTACTCAATCGAATTGAGGAGATTTTGCAGCAAACTGGTTTTCCAAACTACCGTCTCAAACTAGAGATTACTGAAAGTTGCATTTTGGAAACAGTATCCAGGGAAGAAAAGATGTTGAAGCAGCTAAAAGCTCTAGGCATTCTGTTGTGTATCGATGACTTTGGCACGGGCTACTCTTCTTTAAGCCGCTTACACGAGTTTCCCATTGATACCTTAAAGATTGACCGCTCTTTTGTGAGCCGCATTGGGTTAGACAACAGCGGCGTAGAAATTATCCAGACAATTGTGACGCTGGCTCGCAGCCGAGGTATGGATATCGTGGCAGAAGGCATAGAAACGCCAACACAGCTACAGAAACTGCGAGAGTTGGGGTGTGAGTTGGGGCAAGGATATTTATTTTCTAAGCCTGTAGACAGCGAAAAGGCAACCGAACTATTAGGCATAAAAGTAGCGGTAGTAAGCTCGCCTGACATCTAG
- a CDS encoding hybrid sensor histidine kinase/response regulator, whose product MTLTASENELAKSPQKIPLRLVLVVPFVLQIFLAVGLTGWLSLRNGKTAVNNVTTQLRTEVVARINQQLNSYLETPHLVNAISADAIRRFGLWNRDNMSSMRSYFYWQLKQFSTVSYISFGGEKKEYAGAGYKDDGSVVIEITDRSTNFLNTIVKVDREGNPTQFKETHPDYDPRIRPWYKAAKVAGKPQWNKIYQYFIQPSLGISASQPVYDKNGTFIGVVSTDLFLSKIGNFLQSLKIGKSGKTFIIERSGFLVASSTPEKPFINKKNRKKTQRLKAIESSVPLIQGTAQHLIEHFGNFTEIDSNQQLEFILEGEREFVQVSPFQDGRGLDWLIVVVVPEADFMEEINANTRSTILLCFLALVLATLLGILASRWITHPIFRLSKASRAIASGQLDQKVEVNSIDELGVLAESFNQMAQQLREYFAALEKTNSELENRVEERTSELKEAKIAADTANHAKSEFLANMSHELRTPLNGILGYSQIMERDKTTTPKQKDAIHIIHQCGSHLLTLINDILDLSKIEASKMELYSSSFNFSSFLIGVVEMCRIRAEQKEITFSYQVLNQLPNAVNADEKRLRQVLINLLGNAIKFTEKGGVIFKVGVIGTGEDSDQSQLTKIRFHIQDTGIGMAPEQLEKIFLPFEQVGNSQQKAEGTGLGLAIAHKIVQLMGGEIKVESILGQGSIFSFDLELTQSSDFIEQPPLNTSINLTGFQGNKNKILLVDDRLENRGFIRTLLEPLGFKIMEACNGQDGLDKAIDFQPDLIITDLVMPVMDGFEMSRRFRKSSEFKDVILIASSASVFEFDRHNSQEAGCNEFLSKPIQVEELLEVLKKYLQIEWIYDKPADLANAQQAGLTDLLNVQSGELVIPPSAELVALFNAARIGDIEVVEQEANRLKQIDGNYLPFANKILQFAKNFEEKELLAFVKKHLG is encoded by the coding sequence ATGACACTAACCGCAAGTGAGAATGAACTTGCAAAAAGCCCTCAAAAAATCCCCCTGCGCCTGGTATTAGTCGTACCATTCGTGCTGCAAATCTTTCTCGCTGTGGGACTGACAGGTTGGCTCTCGCTACGCAACGGCAAAACTGCCGTCAACAACGTTACTACCCAATTACGAACGGAGGTAGTCGCCCGCATCAATCAACAATTAAACTCTTACTTGGAAACGCCCCATTTGGTAAATGCCATCAGCGCCGATGCCATTCGCCGCTTTGGATTGTGGAATCGAGACAATATGAGTTCTATGAGAAGCTACTTCTACTGGCAGCTCAAGCAATTTTCCACTGTTAGTTACATCAGTTTTGGCGGGGAAAAAAAAGAATACGCGGGTGCTGGATATAAGGATGATGGCAGTGTGGTTATTGAAATAACCGATCGCTCTACTAATTTTCTCAATACGATCGTCAAGGTAGATAGAGAGGGCAACCCGACTCAGTTTAAGGAAACCCACCCAGACTACGATCCCCGCATCCGACCCTGGTATAAAGCCGCAAAAGTTGCAGGCAAACCCCAATGGAATAAAATTTATCAATATTTTATTCAACCTAGCCTGGGAATCTCCGCTAGCCAACCTGTTTACGACAAAAATGGCACTTTTATAGGAGTTGTAAGTACCGATCTGTTTCTCTCAAAAATCGGCAACTTTCTCCAAAGTTTAAAAATTGGTAAATCCGGAAAGACTTTCATCATAGAACGTTCTGGCTTTCTAGTGGCTTCTTCCACCCCAGAGAAGCCATTTATCAATAAAAAAAATCGCAAAAAAACGCAAAGATTAAAAGCGATTGAAAGCAGCGTGCCTTTGATACAGGGAACAGCGCAGCATTTAATAGAACACTTTGGTAACTTCACCGAAATTGATAGCAACCAGCAACTAGAATTTATACTAGAAGGTGAGCGGGAATTCGTGCAAGTATCCCCATTCCAAGATGGTCGAGGTCTTGATTGGCTGATTGTTGTAGTCGTTCCAGAAGCCGACTTTATGGAGGAAATCAATGCCAATACCCGCAGCACTATCTTACTCTGCTTTTTAGCGTTAGTGCTAGCGACGTTGTTAGGAATCCTCGCTTCCCGCTGGATTACCCATCCTATTTTTCGTTTGAGTAAAGCGAGTAGAGCGATCGCTAGCGGTCAATTAGACCAAAAAGTAGAGGTAAATAGCATAGATGAACTGGGAGTTCTCGCTGAATCTTTTAACCAAATGGCACAGCAATTGCGCGAGTATTTTGCTGCTTTAGAAAAGACCAACTCCGAGCTAGAAAATCGAGTAGAAGAACGGACAAGTGAGCTAAAAGAAGCAAAAATTGCCGCTGATACTGCTAACCATGCCAAGAGCGAATTCCTCGCCAATATGAGCCATGAACTCCGCACGCCCCTGAACGGAATTCTAGGATACTCTCAAATTATGGAACGCGATAAAACTACCACTCCTAAACAAAAAGATGCTATCCACATTATTCACCAGTGTGGTTCGCACTTACTCACGCTGATTAACGATATTTTAGACCTTTCTAAAATTGAAGCCAGTAAAATGGAACTCTACAGCTCAAGTTTTAATTTTTCTTCTTTTTTGATCGGGGTTGTGGAAATGTGCCGTATCCGAGCTGAACAAAAAGAAATTACATTTAGTTATCAAGTATTAAATCAACTTCCCAACGCTGTAAATGCTGATGAAAAACGACTGCGCCAAGTTTTGATTAACCTTTTGGGCAATGCGATTAAATTTACAGAAAAAGGAGGTGTTATTTTTAAGGTAGGCGTAATAGGTACGGGGGAAGACTCTGACCAATCACAACTTACTAAAATTCGTTTCCATATCCAAGATACGGGGATTGGAATGGCACCTGAACAGTTAGAAAAAATATTTTTACCGTTTGAACAAGTCGGAAATAGCCAGCAGAAGGCAGAAGGCACTGGGTTAGGATTAGCGATCGCACATAAAATTGTTCAACTGATGGGAGGCGAAATAAAAGTCGAAAGTATACTCGGTCAAGGCAGCATTTTTTCCTTTGATTTAGAGTTGACTCAATCATCCGATTTTATTGAGCAACCCCCGCTAAATACTTCTATTAATTTAACAGGTTTTCAAGGAAATAAAAATAAAATTTTGTTAGTAGACGATCGATTAGAAAATCGAGGTTTTATTAGAACTTTGTTAGAACCACTAGGTTTTAAAATCATGGAAGCTTGTAATGGACAAGATGGTTTAGATAAAGCCATTGATTTTCAACCCGATCTGATTATTACAGACTTAGTGATGCCAGTAATGGATGGATTTGAAATGTCGCGGCGCTTCCGAAAGTCATCAGAGTTTAAGGATGTAATATTGATAGCATCCAGCGCCAGCGTGTTTGAATTCGATCGGCACAATAGCCAAGAAGCAGGTTGTAACGAGTTCCTGTCAAAGCCTATCCAAGTAGAAGAATTGCTAGAAGTATTAAAAAAATACTTACAAATAGAATGGATTTACGACAAACCTGCGGATTTGGCGAACGCACAGCAGGCAGGTTTGACGGATTTATTAAACGTTCAGAGTGGTGAGCTTGTAATACCGCCATCAGCAGAGCTGGTAGCGCTGTTTAATGCAGCTCGTATCGGCGATATTGAAGTGGTTGAGCAGGAGGCCAATAGACTCAAGCAGATAGACGGCAACTATCTACCCTTTGCTAATAAAATCTTGCAATTTGCCAAAAATTTTGAAGAAAAAGAACTACTAGCTTTTGTCAAAAAACATTTGGGCTAA
- a CDS encoding Uma2 family endonuclease, whose amino-acid sequence MTTTLETTLERVDEPILIDGLSWREFKAVEQLLSRPGVRLSFLDGVLEIRRMPGEKHESIKERIGSLLDLYLLQMGIDYQPTGSMTLESPSGLVKREADKSYKLGANRERPDLAVEVVVTSGGINKLEAYKRLEIPEVWFWENGALRMYSLGDDGYAEVDRSQVLPELDIVLLAQCINIENHLQAMREFRQAIQSY is encoded by the coding sequence ATGACGACAACTTTAGAAACAACTTTAGAAAGGGTGGATGAACCTATCTTAATTGACGGATTAAGTTGGAGAGAGTTTAAGGCTGTTGAACAGTTGCTCTCGCGTCCGGGGGTGAGGCTGTCGTTTTTAGATGGGGTGTTGGAGATTAGACGTATGCCTGGAGAAAAACATGAATCGATTAAAGAACGAATTGGTTCTCTACTCGATCTTTATCTGCTTCAAATGGGAATTGATTATCAGCCCACGGGATCGATGACCCTGGAAAGCCCGTCGGGATTGGTGAAGCGAGAAGCTGATAAATCCTATAAATTGGGAGCTAACCGAGAACGTCCTGATTTGGCGGTGGAAGTGGTGGTGACTAGCGGCGGTATTAACAAGTTGGAAGCTTACAAACGCCTGGAAATTCCTGAAGTTTGGTTTTGGGAAAATGGCGCACTTCGTATGTATTCCTTGGGGGATGATGGATATGCAGAGGTCGATCGCTCTCAAGTTCTGCCAGAGTTAGATATTGTATTATTGGCGCAGTGTATCAATATTGAAAATCACCTTCAGGCAATGCGGGAATTCAGGCAAGCTATTCAAAGTTATTAG